CGCGCGACGTCGATCGCATGCTCGCGTTCGCGCACGCCGGTAAGCACCGTCATCGCCGCCATCGGCGCGATCGCCAGCGCAACGAGCAGGATCAGGCGGCCGCGCAGGCTGTTCAGGCGTGGCACCGGCGGCTCCTCAGTCCGCTGCCCGGACGGACGGGCACCGTGCCGGCGGTGCCGTGTCGCGCGCGCCCGCCAGCCGGTTGCCCAGCGCGATGACGGCCGCCACGCCGCGCCGCAGCGTGGCCTCGTCGTCGGCGATGTAGCCGATGCGGATGAAGCCGGGGCAGCCCAGCGCCTCGCCCGGCATGATCGCCACGCGGTACTCGTCGATCAGGGTTTCGGCAAATGCCGCGGTATCATTCGTGAGGCGCGAAACGTCGCCCCACAGGTAGGGCCCCGAGGCCGGCGCCGCCATCGCGATCCACGGCACCGGCGCGAACATGTCCACCACCAGGTCGCGGCGCGCGCGGTAATCGGCCAGCAGGTCGGGCACGGCGCCGATGGCGAACGCCGCTCCGGCCGCGACCTGGGTCAGCGCCGGCACCGCCGCCGTGATGGGCCCCTGCAGCGCTTCCATCGCCTTCATCCATGCGTGCGGCACACAGGCGAAGCCGGCGCGCCAGCCCATCATCGCGTAACCCTGCGACGCCGAGAAGATCGTGACGATGCCCAGCGCTTCCCAGTCCGGGCAGGCGGCCAGGCTGTGGTGCTCGCCGTCGAAGACCAGCTTTTCGTAGCTCTCGTCGACGATGCACGCCGTGCCCCGGCTGCGCAGCCAGGCGCGGATGCATGCCAGTTCCGCCGGCATGTACACCTTGCCGGTCGGGTTGTGCGGGTTGTTGACGATCAGGACCCGCGCGCGTGGCAGGCCGTCGAGGAACGCGGCATCGATCACGTCCGGCTGGTCGGCCAGCACGATGTTCAGGCCCAGCAACTGGGCTGTCGCCACGTAGGCGGGCCAGTGCGGGCGCAGCACGATCACCGTATCGCCCGGGTCAGCCATCACGAACAGCGACTGGTACAGCGCCTGCTTCGCGCCGTTGGTGACGATCACGTGCCGTGCCGCGGCTTCGATCCGGTTCTCGGCTTGCAGCTTGGCGGCGAGCCTGCCTCGCAGGTCCGGCAAGCCACCCACCGCCGTGTATGGCAACAGCGGCTCCTTGAGCGCGGTGCGCACGGCCGCGCGCACCTGGGCCGGTGCCGGGAAGTGCGAGATGGCGATCGAAAAGTCGATCACCCGCTTGCCCTGCGACTTCAGCAGGTCCACCCTCTCATGCATGGCGGTGGTCGCCAGGGGGCAGGCTGCCGCGATGCGCCGCGAAACCCCATGCCGGCATGGGCCATGGTTCGGCCGTCCCCGGGTCGACTGGTCCGGGGTCGACTGGTCCCGTGGTGTCTCAGCCCGAACCGACTGGTCCCGCGCTGATTGCTCCGCTGTTTGCTCCATGATCGCTATCTTTCTTATAGTTGACGGCAGCTTTGGCAGTCCGGATATTTTACCAAGATGCAATTTTTTATTGTACCGCCCATTCGTATCGTGCGCGTTTGCCGCCGCGCGGGGCGCCCGGCCACGACCGTCGCCGTGTGCTTTGCGCGGGCACCGCCGTGCCGCTAAAATGCCGCCATCGCATGGAGGACAGATGAACCGATATCTCGCGGGCACCGCCGCCGCTGCCGCGGTTGTGCTGGCGGCGCTGGCCGGCTGGGCGCTGTTCGGGCCGGAGACCGCGCCGCCGGCCGCGCCGGACGATACCGCGCAGCCGGCCGCGGAGGCTGTCGCGCAATATGGCCGCAACCTCGGTCGGGACGTGAAAGGCATGCGGTATGTGGGCATGGAAGAAGTTCTGGCGCGGCCGCGGCAGGGCTACCGGGTCACGTTCGCCACGGCCGACCCGCAACCGGCCACGGTGCGGGACGACGCCGCCAACGCGGCGCGGCAGGCTGACTGGCAGCGCCGCTTCTGCAGTGCGCAGCTGAAGGAGCAGATGGCTGCCCGGGGCGTGCACGTGGTCACCGGGCGCGTGGTGGACGGCGGCGGGCGCACGCAGTACGTGGCCGATTGCGTGGCCGGCCAGCCGCCTGCGCCGGCCGGTCCCGGCGGGCCGCTGCTGTAGGCGACGGCGTCGCATGCTGCATTGCCTGCATCTTCACGCGAGCATGCGCAGCGCCAGCATCGCGCCGATATCGTCGGGCGGCACGGGCTTGCTGAAAAGATAGCCCTGCATCTCGTCGCAGCCGTACTGGGCAAGGAACTCGCGCTGCTGCTCCGTTTCCACGCCCTCGGCGATCACGCGCATCTGCAGCTGGTGCGACAGCGAGATGATCGCGCGCGCGATCGCCTGGTCGTCCGTGCTGTGCGCCAGGTCGCGCACGAACGACTTGTCGATCTTCAGGCGGCTGATCGGGAACGACTTCAACGCCGCCAGGCTCGAATAGCCGGTACCGAAATCGTCGATCGACAGCGCGATCCCCATCGTCTCGAGTTCGCGCATCTTGTCGACGGCCTGCTGCACGTCGCGCATGATCAGGCTTTCCGTCACTTCCAGCTCGAGCCATCGGGCATCGAGTCCTGCCTCGGCCAGCGCGGCGGCCACCCGGCCCACCAGGCGCCGGTCGTCGAACTGGCGCGGCGACACGTTGACCGACATGCTGATCGGCGGCAGGCCCGCATCCTGCCAGCTGCGCGCCTGCCGGCACGCCTCGCGCAGCACCCATTCGCCGATCGCCACGATCATGCCGCTCTCCTCGGCCAGCGGAATGAACTGGTCGGGGCGCACCATGCCGCGCTCCGGGTGCTGCCAGCGCACCAGTGCCTCGACGCCGAACACGCGGCCGGTGACCAGGTCCACCTTCGGCTGGTACAGCAGGCGCAGCTGGCTTTCATCGACCGCGCGGCGCAGCCCTTCCATCAGCGCCAGCTTTTCCTCCAGCGACGCATTCATCTCGTGGGCATAGAACTGGCAGTTGTTCTTGCCCAGCTCCTTGGCGCGGTACATCGCCGCATCCGCGTTCATCATCAGCGTGTCGCGGTCGCGGCCGTCGGCCGGGTAGACCGCCGCGCCGATCGAGCAGCTGATCTGCACTTCCTGCCCGTCGAGCATCACCGGCCGCACCACCGCCGCCAGGATCTTGTCCAGCAGCGCCGCGCGGTCGGCATCGCCGGCAAGCGCCTGCGGCAGCACCAGCACGAACTCGTCGCCGCCGAAGCGCCCCACGGTGTCGCTCTTGCGCACGCACTCGCTCATCCGGCAGGCGATCGTCTTCAGCAGTTCGTCGCCGGCCGTGTGGCCCAGCGTGTCGTTGACGAGCTTGAAACCGTCCAGGTCCACGAAGGCCACCATCACGTGCTGGTCTTCGCGCGCGGCATGCCGGATCGACTGGTCCAGCCGGTCGCCGATCAGGCTGCGGTTCGGCAGCCCCGTCAATGCATCGTGGTGCGCCATGTGCACGATGCGGGCCTCGTCGCGCTTGTGCTCGGTGATATCGCGCAGGATCGCCACCACGCCGCCTTCGACGCCCACGACCTGCCAGTGCATCCACTCGGCGTCGAATTCCGGCATGTCGTTGTGCCACTCTTCCTGGTACACGCCGCCGGCCACCGTGATGCGGCACAGGCCGTCGAACATGCCCACCTCGCGCGCGCGCGGCAGCCACTGCAGCAATGTATTGTTGCGCATCTGTTCCTTGGTTCGCCCGGTGATCTGTTCGGCGCGCGTATTGACCGAGACGATGCGGAAATCGGTGATCCGTTTCTGCTTGTTCCATACTGCACGCAGCACGAAGAACGCATCGAGGTTCGCTTCCGACGCGGCGGCATACGTCTCCTGCGCGCGGCGGATGCGGCGGCGCGCCTTCGCGCCCTGCCATGACCAGGCCCACACGAGCGCGATGATCAGCAGCAGCACGGCCGAGGCGACGCCGGCTTCCCACAGGTGGGTACGGCGGCCCGCCTCGAAGGACGCCATCTGCTCGGCTTCGGCCAGCCCGACCATGGCGACCAGGCCATACGTGCGCAATGTGCGCATGGCG
Above is a window of Pseudoduganella dura DNA encoding:
- a CDS encoding pyridoxal phosphate-dependent aminotransferase; the encoded protein is MHERVDLLKSQGKRVIDFSIAISHFPAPAQVRAAVRTALKEPLLPYTAVGGLPDLRGRLAAKLQAENRIEAAARHVIVTNGAKQALYQSLFVMADPGDTVIVLRPHWPAYVATAQLLGLNIVLADQPDVIDAAFLDGLPRARVLIVNNPHNPTGKVYMPAELACIRAWLRSRGTACIVDESYEKLVFDGEHHSLAACPDWEALGIVTIFSASQGYAMMGWRAGFACVPHAWMKAMEALQGPITAAVPALTQVAAGAAFAIGAVPDLLADYRARRDLVVDMFAPVPWIAMAAPASGPYLWGDVSRLTNDTAAFAETLIDEYRVAIMPGEALGCPGFIRIGYIADDEATLRRGVAAVIALGNRLAGARDTAPPARCPSVRAAD
- a CDS encoding bifunctional diguanylate cyclase/phosphodiesterase; its protein translation is MGARLRASSHSTLRSEPRGMRWLRLGLETYVSLPLFMLLLLGVIWAATFHFIGNERTAAQTAARDSVMELLDTYEAQVARNLNGIDQTLKLIKYAAERKGAGAALPELAQEGLLPPGVVFAVSIADASGRVIASSPAAPGQSVAGERYFEFHRQRDTGQPFVTETARDAARPDWHIHFTRRLNGPDGLFAGAVIVEVDPAYFTIGYERSRQGDLGLLAIAGTDGVMRSVRIGERTSWGQHVDLAAWERPSAQPWMSTLDGVPRHTAMRTLRTYGLVAMVGLAEAEQMASFEAGRRTHLWEAGVASAVLLLIIALVWAWSWQGAKARRRIRRAQETYAAASEANLDAFFVLRAVWNKQKRITDFRIVSVNTRAEQITGRTKEQMRNNTLLQWLPRAREVGMFDGLCRITVAGGVYQEEWHNDMPEFDAEWMHWQVVGVEGGVVAILRDITEHKRDEARIVHMAHHDALTGLPNRSLIGDRLDQSIRHAAREDQHVMVAFVDLDGFKLVNDTLGHTAGDELLKTIACRMSECVRKSDTVGRFGGDEFVLVLPQALAGDADRAALLDKILAAVVRPVMLDGQEVQISCSIGAAVYPADGRDRDTLMMNADAAMYRAKELGKNNCQFYAHEMNASLEEKLALMEGLRRAVDESQLRLLYQPKVDLVTGRVFGVEALVRWQHPERGMVRPDQFIPLAEESGMIVAIGEWVLREACRQARSWQDAGLPPISMSVNVSPRQFDDRRLVGRVAAALAEAGLDARWLELEVTESLIMRDVQQAVDKMRELETMGIALSIDDFGTGYSSLAALKSFPISRLKIDKSFVRDLAHSTDDQAIARAIISLSHQLQMRVIAEGVETEQQREFLAQYGCDEMQGYLFSKPVPPDDIGAMLALRMLA